In Hippoglossus hippoglossus isolate fHipHip1 chromosome 15, fHipHip1.pri, whole genome shotgun sequence, the genomic stretch AATAGGCGGATGTGGTTTGTTATAGATTATTCCAGAAAATCACAGCAGCCGATATACACAACTTAAATGATCGGTCTGatcatattacattttttccatGTCAACAAATCCCTTAAAAATCCCGATCAACAATgaaaaatagtccccaacaaatacACTTTTGAGGCCTCTTTGCTGGACCCTGTAGTGATAAGCTATTTCAGAAAACTACATGCgattacatttaattaattcGGAAATTAATTCAAAATATTAAACTAACACGTTATTGATTTTTGTAATTTCATACTAGTGTTCACATCAACCAAAATAAAGCACATCACCAGCCTTATCATTGGTAGAAATTGTTAGAAATTGATTAATATACTACGATAGAGTAAAGTACATTTTGCAGCTACAATGCCTGAAATAATTATAACAtaaactttaaatctgtatattttaaattttaatataatttcgGTAGATTTTATTGAATGATATTGACGCCTTCTTCATGAGCAAGAAACATCCACATGACCTCATCTTCACATCCTCAATTGTTCCCTGATGTTTATTAGATTCATCGAGGAAGAAAAATCACTAGACATAAACAACTTAATGTCAACTTAGAAATTTACAACTGTTTGTGgagaatgatttaaaaaatgataaataaatgatgatgggTTCAAGTACACCTTCCAGTTACTGTATTTAGAACTCTTACACGTGTGTTAATCTTCTTCACTGTGCCGTTCTATTATTTATAGGTAACCAAACTTAACCTACCATCGGAGACAGATGGTCTGGCATATGTTCCCCTAGCTGGCCGCCTCTTTGGAcgtagtgcacacacacacatacacacaaacacacacaacctaaaGTGTGTAGACCTGGTGTTTCTCAGCATCCCAGTGAGCCCATAATCAGAATGAGAGTGACATTGTTAGGATTAACATCGCGGCCTTGTGGAGATACAGATGGGGCCTCGGCGTGCCTCTAATGAATGTGGTGTGCGGAGCCAGTTCCGTACGTGCAGAGGTTTATACGCCGCGGCTCCACTTATTGACTTGGCCCCGGTTCAGGTCCCACTAAGATAAGTGCCAGGTGATGACGTGAGGACTCCGCGGGTGTGACACAGTTAGTTCTGAACCCCGTAGCTCCCAGCGAGCatgctccctgtgtgtgtctttatagTCCAGAGGGGGCTGGGAGCCAAGAGGTGACACATACCAGTGatgaggaggtgggggtgggggggggggggggttgagacTGTAAATATCGAGGTTCATAGAGGAGAAGATGTTTCAGCGAAGAGTTTTCTCTGAGAGTTTCTGTACGTCCCCGTTAAGCAGTGGAGAGAGTTAGGGTGGGGAAAGGACAGTGATGGCTACAGTAGTCCAGTCTGAAGATGAGTAGAGAGGAGTGGCAGCACAGAGATGGAGAGTAACCAGAAGGAAAGGCCCGACCACTTGCGTTGCCCGGAAGACTGCGTCCCCCCAAAGTACGCCACCTgggctgcagagacagaggcgAAACAGAGGGCAGGGAAAAGTTAGCCAACATCTGCCTCTTTATGGCTGAAAAAAAGAGAGCCCATGCTGCTGGGGGGGTTAGTCATGCAGGACAGCGGGGTGCAGAGGGGGGACATGGTCAGAGGAATGTTAGCACCTCTAAGCTTTTTACTCCAAACCAGAGTAATTAATGGCAGCTTAAGGCATCTGGTTCTCCGGCAGTGCTTCCTTTGTTCTCCAGATCCTGGTAATCCAACTAAGTCTATACCCCGACTCTGCCAGGACCACTTACCCACACAGGCTGACCCATCATCGTTGGGCTCAAAGCCCTGGTTGCATCTCCTCTTGGCACGGCACTTATAGCTGCCATAGGTGTTGGTGCAGACGGGGCGGTCAGGGGGGCAGACAGAGGGGAATTGGGTACACTCATCTTTATCtgagggaggcagggggggaggaggaggggagggaaggaaagacaCTTCTTGCTTTAAATTTAGGACACGAAACACAAGGTGGTCAACAGGGCGATGAGTCTTTTCAACTTACCAGTGCAGCGGCCATTCTCGTTCAGAGCAAACCCATGACCACACTGCAAGGCACAACCAGtttaatcgttttttttttaaaccaaacattACAATCGTCATGATACTGTACATAGAGGTGACAAGTTAAAGCAAAGTAAACAAGTGCCAAGAGAGTaaacaagtggaaaaacaactaacaaatgcagatgattCTATACAtgttaaagctagggttggtaatcctgggaaagctagcaagagcaagCTACACTTATATATATACAACCGGTAAGTCCCACCCTCCCACcggccctctcgtcaaagccgTGCCCCCATAACACAAGCTCTCTAGGTGTTAAAGCTATTCATTTCTTATCATGTCAGTTGATTTACCTCAGTGCTGCTCCTGCCCCTGTAGTTTGATAATAACCACTGAGGTGATATAATCCTGCAGGTAACCAGATTCTCTGAGCATTGTGAAACTCTGCTGTACCTCTATTTCTACAGTTGGAGTGATTTCCTCCTCGTCTCTTGGATAGTGGATTTCCAGCACAGAGTTCATCTCTGAGGGTTCCAGGGGTCGGGCCACTGAACGACCATCTGGCCAGTACACCTCCACGTTGGTGGCCACATCCTTACCTGGTCAGACAAACAGCACAGACGACACCCAGTTCAATATTCACATGACCTTTATAGAGGCTCATACAGGAGTCTACTTACTGTAGGTTAATATATCCTCctcttcactgacacacacagagtaagagacagTGGTTTCTCTCTCATTTAACTATTTTAATCAGGCACAGAGAAGGTCCTTCTCCACAGGGCCTCTGCAGCCCTTAATTAAAGTGGCATTTTTCAGTGTAAACAGATCTCGGCTTACTTTGCCACACAGTGATCCAGTAACCAGGTGTGCTGCCTGAGAGCCAAAGAACATTTCACCTGTTCTCTTCCCACAGACACGCTCTCATTTAGCTGTGGAGAGTGTTATTCAGTAGTGACGCAGTTCAAGTGTGGAGGTCTGTCCTGACGCCACTGATGGTGTGGAAAGTTTGTTCTTTAAGTGTGTTATGAGTAATCAGGCATTAAAAGTGACTGAGGGCCTCTTGGAGCTGAGCTGTGCTTGCACAGTCCTAATACAGAACAGGCTCAGTGAGCGGTGCCAGCGAGCAGTGGTGGGTGGGCCAGCAGCCCTGGATGGCCACCAGCAAACTgtcccgggggggggggtaaccAGGCCGGcttccagctgcagcacctgtcCCCCAGCTCGTCCCTCTTTGTCCACCCTGCTCCCTCACAAAGATAACTGACTCCCCCCTGGGTGCCTAATCAGACAGGAGTTATTGAAACAACGCTTCCCAAACAGagctttcattttctttcttactgCTACTCTGTGATCCTCGTTCTGTCCAtgtatctctctgtctgtccttcagTGGAGATTATTGCGGAAATATAGTAAATTCAATTTCCTTAAAGTTTTGTATTTACAGACAAAAAAAGTAACCTATTCATTACAAAATGTCAGATTGTtctcatcaggatccatgaatccCTTAGAAATTGGTTtaaaataatgttgaaaaaggCCTCATGATTTTAAGAGAGTTCAAAAATTGTTCTGGTCCCCTGATCTGGACCTGCACAAAATTtaataggttcttccctgatccatatcacatccttccaccaggtttcatggaatCCGTCCAGCACATTTGAGTAATCTTGAGtacaaaccaatggacagggATGAAACATActgtccttggtggaggtaataatcaGTGGtttgaggcagagcagagagcatgtgtTGTTAACAGAGACCACCACAATTCCTGCAGCAGTCATGTgtttttaagactttaaatGCAGTGTTACCGAGGCCAAAGTGGGCGACAGGCTCCATCTGACACAGGTATCCTGAGCCACCATCGATGATCCGCGTGTGTGGGCCGGTCTTCTTCGTGTACACCACCACTTTAGCTCCTCTGGCGAAAGCACCGAACTTGGTCCGGGGAATCACTCGCAGCCACGAGTTAGTGGAGCCCTAAGACAGACAGAGTGATATAAGGTTGAGCTTCTGTTGACATGATGATGTCTTGAAGATAGAGACCCTCACCTGGTTGACTTTGTAGACAGAGACCGGCTGCGCTGCACTTTCACCATGAGACACCAACAGCTCGAGTCGGCCATCGCCATCAAAGTCTGTGGCTACAGCTCCTGGAGATCAGTCACAGAGTAATGATGCACTTCACGGAACAGTCAATACAACATCATTTATTCTCCTCATGCAGGGAAACatggacactgtgtgtgtgtcacagaacTAATGATGTGGAAcgtgtcatttttcttttctaaagcTCATGGGGTCACTCAGATCCCCAGTGGAGCTCTGCTGCCATCTATTGGTACACTGATGTAATATCAGACATGAGGCTTGCTCCGGTCCTGCCTCTGTTAGCTGTCGCTGAGTTGAAGACACTCACCTGTTCCTCTTCCTTCAGGCTCTGACGCCTCCCCAATATTCAGCTCTTCTATCTGCGGGTCTCCGTGCTCTCTCCTGCTCACTCTGTCAAATCAACATCACAGCACTTACCCAGATACCACAGCAACTACACAATCACAGAGTTCAATGTTGAGTAActtgtactttactttattaACTACTTTAGTACTCTAGTATTTCAATTTTATGTCCATTATTTATATCTTACTTTTTACTCCACCACATTTATTTGTGGACAAAGTTGAATAGTTGATTACATGAGACCTTGGCTCAGCTTCTAAATAATGATGTTAACTGTTCTAAACTCCCCAACAATACATCAAAATGGCAGTGCCTGTATTCGGCAGTATATTTTTAGCAGTACATATACATTAATGCTTTATAATACACTTTAATGTAGTTGTAATAAATATAAGCATTTTTCAAACAGCTAAAATATTCCTACTCCTGTGGACAAACATAAGAAGAAGCTCATATATAAACATACAATGATTGAATATCTAGTTAATctttataacatttttatttatttgctcaTATGCTTAAATATTTACttgaaaatttgttttaaatcaacatcaaattaaattatcaaGTTAAATTTTAAAGTCCAGTTTTGCTatacacatttttctgtcaagCCTCTTTCTCTTATCTTGATTTATGTCTTGATTTTCTGGTTTTGCCTCATtgtatctgttttctttctgtaagCACACTGATTCAAATTCTGTTGGTCTGGTcttctgctctcagtctgtcatttgcactgtttgtgttttgttgccAACTTGGTATCACACTGTCATTTAGTTTACAAACCACAATGATTTCATGATTTGAAGACAACCAGAAAACAGGTTGTAAATTGTGAAACATCGTCAATCGATGACTTTGAAATTCACGCAGTATATACTAGTGACAAAGCATTTCTATATGCATGTTTCCTCGGGgtataatttaatttcacagtGCACTAATGTGCTGATCCTGGCTCTGAAGCTCCACAGCTCAGCTAAATATTGATTAGttgtatttaattaattagCTTGAGCTAAATTGTTGGAGCCAGAGAGCAGAGTGGAATTAGCTGATTCATCTTTATATTAGAGCCACGAGCTGTGGAGCAGTGACCCCTGTCAGACCATCACTGTGTCCAGAAAGACTTCAGGTGTCTTCCGTTGTCCCGACGTGAAGGAATAGTCTGATCCAGGAAATCTCTGGTGTTGACTCTGATTATTAGATATTTGTTCTAACCCACCAGCTCAAAGCAAGATTCACCCTGATTTCTGCATCCTGTTCAGAAAAATAATGCCAGATCAGATTCTTATTCAGACAGGACGAGTTCATTCTCCTGTTACGTCCTTACAATTGATATGTatcataaattatattttgaggGCTGAGTTCATTAATATTATCTGGAGAGGAAGCAAAACCGTGAGCCAAAAAGGAGACCTTAAACTGTCTTAATGAAAGATTCATTcatgtgtggaggaggaggcgggatgCCAGACTAGATAAGTATCCCTGGCTGGGATGTTTAAATTCTTCTCAGCTTCCAGGCCTAGTTTTAGAATATTAAATCAAGAAGCAAGAGTAGTCCATTAAGCTCATCATGCAGGCACTATTAAAACTTACTGCCATACTtgtacagcatgtgtgtgtgtgggtgcgtgtgttAGTGTTTGCTATAAGTGCGAGTACCTAAAGAGTCTGTTGGCGGAGGGGCCCCTGTAGGCGATGTTATTGAAGAAGACCTCCAGCTCATTGTCGTTGTCAAAGTCTGCAACGATGACGGTGCGAACTGGAGACGGCATGGCGAACTTCTGGGATGCTATGTCCTAAGGGaatgaaagcaaacacacacacacacacacacacacacacacacacacacacacacacacacacacacacacacacacgaaaagcttattttttatgtgaaagcaaatcagaaaaacacactcaaactgtTAAAATCCAATTCACCTGCTCTAAAAATGAATTGATTCACAACATGTGTCTTTAATGCCATGCTCATCACATATTTGTGCATAGTAACAGTAACATCACATCTAATGTAGTTGGGTTTCTCCACAGCCTGTAAATATACAGATGAGCTCCCAAAattgaagccaaagcatctcaatcgccacctggtggctggctgcagtatcggtcatacatcccacctcctccatctcaGTGGAAGGGACATAGACCTTATCAAGTTCTTCTCAAagagggtttctgtcattttagatagaacttatcacactgatgtttgttcaagtgttaagtTTCcggttagtttggttttaattagttatttgatgctataaaatgaggtgaaacaccatgattgacagctgagactgactcgtgattggttgagaaTGTGTATCAGCGGGAGCTCGATACCGCAGCTCCAGCCCGTGATCGCTACTgttcagactctgactccaaatgcacgcgatggcagcgtttgtatgcaggatattttagcttcatttctgtataGTGGGAGGAGGAATCTTTATTTACGGTCTCATATAATTCTTATTTAGCTTTTTCAATGAAAGTTCTGCTCTTTGCTTTTTTGCGTAAAAGCCAGAGTTTGCTTTACTCCAACACTTCCATAAACATACAGTTAATGTCATTTTTGTTCCTCTATAATTATACaattataaaatgtgtttgtctcctATGTGAAGTTTGAGGTTGATATAcagagttttgtttgtttttgtctgttctcTCGGCCCAAACCACAGAGCAGTGGGAGGTTCAGtttcttgctcaagggcactttatttcatttaaagaaGACGTGCAGTAAGTGAATTCTGAGAAGTGCACGATAAAAACACTGTGATGacgacataaataaaaaaaattccagaTGCTGTCGCACCAGGTTAAGCCCTAAGAGACAAACTGTGAATCGCCTAAATTTCTTAATTCCTGTTATTACATTCTACATCATATATGTTATAATTTCAACATGTGAAAAGGACGTGTGAGCCGAGTCATTGGGTAGAGACATGGTTCCATAACCCGGAACATAAGGTCACGAGTTTCTTCTTCACAGCAGACGTGTCCATCAATAATCAGGGTCCGGTCCTTGAGTTAGAAACTGATCTGTTATCAGTTTACTCACTGATCTGTAGGTCACCCTGGAAAACAGATTCATCTGAAGCctccagatgaaaacaaagaccCTTTTTACGTCCTCTGGCATCAGAGAAGAAGACTGCAACtctcttgccccccccccaaaaaaggtcTCCTCAGCAGAGGaggggtttttttttgcatgagaaAGTAACGGATATCGCCTCGCTTCAGTGACACGGTGATAAGTCGGGGAAGAGTTATAGAGCGGCCTTTCACTCCCTCCAGTATTTACTCCCTGTTTTAATTATAAGGCTCATAaagctgcaggggggggggggggggttgcctACAGTGACCTTCTGCTTCTCAGGTGAAGGAGAGGGGATGGCCAACTGAGGCcacgagggaggaagagaggaacaATAGAACGCATACATGTGCCATAAGAGGAAAAAGACCTAAACACAAATGGAGGAAAGAATCATGAAACCTGctggaaaagaggggagaaagTTTGAGAGAAAAAAGGATGACTGGTTTATGATTTGTCGCGCATAAAGTTTCTCAAAATGGACAGCAAGTATTTACAACTTTAGTGGATTTATTGTGACtgagaaatgcatttttttaaatatttaataaatatagtaaataaaaattgaaatatttatattcttaaGAGTGTGATTTAAATTTAGGATGTAACTCATATTTTCATTATCCAAGATTTATGACTCGTTGTATCAACGATATAAATAATAGGCTATGACTATATTCATTTAATTCTGAACACCACCACCTTCCAGCCTTACATCCATTTATTATAAGGTGGCTCCGACTCAGCCTTTAGTGCACTAACCAAGAAACGTCTGCCCTGGCCTTTTTCCGTCTCTTTAAATACGTATAAGATATGTGAGGCTGTGCTTCCGCGTGTGTGCACGTTGAAGCTTTTGCGAGGAAAACCTCGGCAATAGATTTTAATTAAAGCACAAACAGGCCTAATCGGCACTTTCCACTACCCCGTCAAGCTGCTGTTTCAGCCCAATTTAATTAGCGGTTTACTGGAGTGATACAACAGCTTCATTATGCATGCCAAAGGTCAATACAGGCTAGTAGGAGCGTCAGCTTATGAGGGGGAAAGGGGTCTTAAATGTGTTGTGGGCTTGTGATTTAACAatctgggtttaaaaaaaacatcggccagttaatttaatttgtcttcTGGGTGTTAGTGCGtgcctgggtgtgtgtgtgtgtttgtgtttgtgtgtgtgtgtgtgtgtgtgtgtgtgtgtgtgtgtgtgtgtgtgtgtgtgtacgtgtgtacgttTCATGCTGATGGTATTGTCTCTGGGCTAACCATCACACATTAACCTCTTATTTGACCCCTATAAACATGTCTCATGTGACATTTATCTCTTAGGTAAAAGATGCGGTCACAGGTCCTGACACATACATCACCAAACACAAAACCTCTGTGGATTTATACAGCGGAGGCTGCCGCTGTCTGtacaacataaacacatgcacgcTGCTCGCTGTctgtacaacacaaacacatgcacgctgCTCGCTGTCTCACAGGAGTCGTCTGCAGAGTCATTGATTGAGTAAATTAACCACGCGTCCGTCTTTAAATCCCAACTACTAATGCTAATTCCCTTGTCGACCGCTGGCATTTGCCGTCTTTTCTCTGCTTGTTCATTAGACACAGAGGAAACTCAGCCGGACTCATCTGACTCTGTAAAGTGTCCTGTGACACTCGTTGCTTTGATTAAAGATGTGGTTGCAGGTGCTTTCTCCAGTCATTGGTCATGTGTGCAGAGAGTTGATTTTAAAGCTCCAGTTTTTTTCACTCTTCATACAACTTCTGTCAATGTTCACATCCGCAAAGGACGAGATACTGTCATCTGCCTGTTAACAGGACTACgctacaaaaactactgaactgattttattgaaacttggtggagatATGAGGTATCGGCCAATGAAAAACGTATTGACTTTCAGAGAGGGTTAAATTTTCACTTTCCTCAACATTACAAAGGcgattttttacattttcacgaATTTACCAGggaaaatcaggcacatttagaatactgatatccatgagtgtgtggtTGGATTGAATTGAAGTGTACAATACGTAACCTCAGTCTCTCAATCTAAACAATGATAAAATACCctgtttgatgatgtcgtgaagcaACGTGGCAAACTGATCCGCTCAGGCACAAATCATCTTCACGGATGAGGTCatatattaaagttttattaatGTTAAGCAGCAATTTTCAGGGGTTAATGGTAATTGTTACCTATAAAATCTTATGGAAACACTCTAGTTAGAGTGTGTGCCCAGGTCCTTTTTCATTGTGTCTCGCTTCTCTCTGTGTCGGCAGCCTTTACAGCCCACCTTTTCAAACAGGTATACAGACtttatgtttcattaaaaacctGAAGTCACAGGATGTTTGGGTGTAAATGTTGATATTTATCTGAATGTGGATTTGTCAAATACCCAGGAAACCCATGTGAACCCACCTTGAACTTCTGTTTACGGTTATTCTGCTGCATGTACAGGCGATGAGGCCCATTCCAGTTCCCGTAGACGATGTCTGTCTTGCCGTCACGGTTGAAATCCGCCAGAGCGACGCCTCTGCCATGCTGCATGGGGTCCTCCACACCTACAGTCATACGGTAATAGGACTTAATCATATAAAGCCAAATTCACATAATCTATCTCATCTACTGCACACGTTTCCTCTCACCAGCCTGCTGCGCCACATCCGTGAACGTTCCATCCCCGTTGTTCCTGAACAAGAAGTTGGGTCCGTACTCGTTGTCGCAGAACACATCGGATAGCGTTTGACTGACAATGGGCCCCACCACGACGCCTCGTCCTCCTGCACAGACAGAATCACAGATACGAGCCTCTGTGATGAGATAAATTTAGACGGTTAAAGCTAAGGGTAGGCAGACGgttttaaatatatgaaaagCTGCGGACGAACAGGTGAAATAACAGAGCACAGAACGAGAGAGATCAGCCGGTGATCATTATAGTCTTTCCAGGCAATTTCCTCCGAGCAGGGCGGATGCAGACATTGACTGATGGGCTtcgctcacacagacaaacacacctAGGGacgaacacaaacaaacacaaaaatgcaaaGACGCGGACACACGCTGGGTGCCTTTTGCATTGAGCAAAAGCTAACAGTGATTTTCTCCTGATGAAAAGATGTCTGTGACTGTTCAGTACACTCAGCATCACCCCAGGATTTTCCGATGACATTCTATAAAGTCAAGTGTTGCGCTAAAGTGTCTCATCTCCCGACCAGCGGAGTCTAATTATGCAGCTGAAAGGGCTTTGATTGTCCTTCCAGTACGTAGAGTCGGTGGGTGAAGACTCGCTGCTGATTTACTGGGCCAC encodes the following:
- the crtac1b gene encoding cartilage acidic protein 1 yields the protein MLLWLVLFLPAHSSAQRSDPMFSAITKTALPPDYDNNPTQLNYGVAVTDVDGDGDLEIFVAGYNGPNLVLKYDKQKKRLINIAVDNRSSPFYALRDRQGNAIGVTACDIDGDGREEIYVLNTNNAFSGRATYSDKLFKFRNGRFEDLLNDDINEHRDVANRMAGRSVACVDRKGTGRYAIYIANYASGTVGPHSLIEMDEAASDLSQGVIALSNVAEQAGVNKFTGGRGVVVGPIVSQTLSDVFCDNEYGPNFLFRNNGDGTFTDVAQQAGVEDPMQHGRGVALADFNRDGKTDIVYGNWNGPHRLYMQQNNRKQKFKDIASQKFAMPSPVRTVIVADFDNDNELEVFFNNIAYRGPSANRLFRVSRREHGDPQIEELNIGEASEPEGRGTGAVATDFDGDGRLELLVSHGESAAQPVSVYKVNQGSTNSWLRVIPRTKFGAFARGAKVVVYTKKTGPHTRIIDGGSGYLCQMEPVAHFGLGKDVATNVEVYWPDGRSVARPLEPSEMNSVLEIHYPRDEEEITPTVEIECGHGFALNENGRCTDKDECTQFPSVCPPDRPVCTNTYGSYKCRAKRRCNQGFEPNDDGSACVAQVAYFGGTQSSGQRKWSGLSFWLLSISVLPLLSTHLQTGLL